Proteins encoded by one window of Archaeoglobus veneficus SNP6:
- a CDS encoding DUF6955 family protein produces MSEADIGINIWINEERYEKLQEAGLADLAHDKLAGMKVLQIKCTEEQKDEILKKFPMAKYDASTTRTIELLPREVKDRIFEIALKLKSTGPEVIEEFLKSA; encoded by the coding sequence ATGAGCGAGGCAGACATTGGAATTAACATCTGGATTAACGAGGAGCGCTACGAGAAGCTGCAGGAAGCTGGACTTGCAGACCTTGCCCATGACAAACTCGCAGGGATGAAGGTTCTTCAGATAAAGTGCACTGAGGAGCAGAAGGACGAAATCCTGAAGAAGTTTCCGATGGCGAAGTACGATGCTTCAACAACGAGAACGATCGAACTTCTGCCGAGGGAAGTGAAGGACAGGATATTCGAGATAGCACTGAAGCTGAAGTCAACCGGGCCAGAAGTCATCGAGGAGTTTCTGAAATCGGCATAA
- the aprB gene encoding adenylyl-sulfate reductase subunit beta: MPSYVNPDKCDGCKALEKTACQYICPNDLMKLNEELMKAYNQEPDMCWECYSCVKICPQGAIEMRGYVDFVPLGAACTPMRGTDAIMWTVKFRNGKILRFKFPIRTTPWGSIQPFEGLPEPSTDGLKDELLTGEPDILEVSELPTLKK; this comes from the coding sequence ATGCCAAGCTATGTGAACCCGGATAAGTGCGACGGTTGTAAGGCGTTGGAGAAGACGGCGTGCCAGTACATCTGCCCCAACGACCTGATGAAACTGAACGAAGAGCTGATGAAAGCGTACAACCAGGAGCCCGACATGTGCTGGGAGTGCTACAGCTGTGTCAAGATTTGCCCGCAGGGTGCCATTGAGATGAGGGGTTACGTGGACTTCGTACCTCTTGGTGCAGCCTGTACACCCATGAGGGGTACCGATGCAATCATGTGGACAGTGAAGTTCAGGAACGGCAAGATCTTGAGGTTCAAGTTCCCCATCAGGACAACTCCGTGGGGCTCAATCCAGCCTTTCGAGGGTCTGCCCGAGCCGAGCACTGACGGGCTGAAGGACGAACTGCTTACGGGCGAGCCAGACATTCTGGAAGTTAGTGAGCTGCCCACGCTCAAGAAGTAA
- the aprA gene encoding adenylyl-sulfate reductase subunit alpha, protein MAEPKVERVETDILILGGGFSGCGAAYEAAYWGKAAGLKVTLVEKAAIERSGAVAQGLSAINTYMGMSGKVIFGQHTPEEFVKYVTTDMMGIAREDLVYDVARHVDGSVHLFEKWGLPIWKEGDKYVREGPWQVMIHGESYKPIIAEAAKMAIGEENIYERVFITHLLMDKNDPKRVAGAVGFSVREDKFYVFKAKAVIIATGGATLLFRPRSTGEGMGRIWYAIFNTGSGYTMALWAGAELTQMEHRFIPLRFKDGYGPVGAWFLLFKSTATNAYGEEYIKNKDTIAQYEPYASATPTPTPLRNHQALEELTNGRGPIYMRTDIAIQKLQEEGKDLKKLINEAWEDFLDMTVSQAFLWAAQNIEPEKVPSEIYPAEPYIMGSHSGCSGIWVCGPEDIMPDEYKQTFPMVYNRMTTIKGLFAIGDNSGASAHKFSSGSFTEGRIAGKAAVKYIVEQNPNPEIDEAKVEELKQLVYKPFETYENNKGVSTRDDVNPNYLLPKQALWRLQKIMDEYAAGATTWYRTNEKMLERGLELLQMLKEDCEKLAARDLHELLRAWELIHRLWTAEAHIRHMLFRKETRWPGYYYRMDYPKIDDDNWKVFVNSTYDAEKGEWNLFTRPYVQLVP, encoded by the coding sequence ATGGCTGAGCCAAAGGTTGAGAGAGTTGAGACGGACATTTTGATACTTGGTGGTGGTTTCTCGGGATGTGGTGCTGCGTACGAGGCAGCATACTGGGGTAAGGCCGCTGGCCTTAAAGTTACACTCGTTGAGAAGGCTGCAATTGAGCGCAGTGGTGCCGTTGCCCAGGGTCTCTCTGCTATAAACACCTATATGGGAATGTCCGGTAAGGTAATCTTCGGACAGCACACACCCGAAGAATTCGTCAAGTACGTTACCACTGACATGATGGGTATTGCAAGAGAAGACCTCGTCTACGACGTTGCTAGGCACGTTGATGGTTCTGTGCACCTCTTCGAGAAATGGGGTCTCCCCATCTGGAAAGAGGGCGACAAGTACGTTAGAGAAGGTCCTTGGCAGGTCATGATTCACGGTGAGTCTTACAAGCCCATCATCGCTGAGGCTGCCAAGATGGCAATTGGTGAGGAGAACATCTACGAGAGAGTATTCATCACCCACCTGCTCATGGACAAGAACGACCCCAAGAGGGTCGCTGGAGCTGTAGGTTTCAGCGTCAGAGAGGACAAGTTCTACGTATTCAAGGCCAAGGCAGTCATCATCGCAACCGGTGGTGCAACCCTGCTCTTCAGGCCGAGAAGCACTGGAGAGGGTATGGGTAGAATCTGGTACGCAATCTTCAACACGGGCAGTGGTTACACGATGGCTCTCTGGGCTGGTGCTGAGCTGACCCAGATGGAGCACAGGTTCATCCCGCTCAGGTTCAAGGACGGTTATGGCCCAGTCGGTGCATGGTTCCTCCTGTTCAAGTCAACCGCCACGAACGCATACGGTGAGGAGTACATAAAGAACAAGGACACGATTGCCCAGTACGAGCCATACGCAAGTGCCACGCCAACACCAACTCCACTCAGAAACCACCAGGCTCTTGAAGAACTCACAAACGGCAGAGGTCCAATCTACATGAGAACGGACATCGCCATCCAGAAGCTGCAGGAGGAGGGCAAGGACCTCAAGAAGCTCATCAACGAAGCTTGGGAAGACTTCCTGGACATGACCGTTTCGCAGGCATTCCTCTGGGCTGCCCAGAACATCGAGCCAGAGAAGGTACCCTCTGAGATCTACCCGGCAGAGCCCTACATCATGGGTTCACACTCTGGCTGTTCTGGTATCTGGGTCTGCGGACCTGAGGACATCATGCCTGACGAATACAAGCAGACCTTCCCGATGGTGTACAACAGGATGACAACAATCAAGGGTCTGTTCGCAATCGGTGACAACTCGGGAGCTTCCGCCCACAAGTTCTCGAGCGGTTCGTTCACAGAGGGTAGAATCGCTGGTAAGGCTGCAGTCAAGTACATCGTAGAGCAGAACCCCAACCCGGAGATCGACGAGGCTAAGGTTGAGGAGCTCAAGCAGCTCGTCTACAAGCCGTTTGAGACCTACGAGAACAACAAGGGCGTCTCAACCAGAGACGACGTTAACCCGAACTACCTGTTGCCCAAGCAGGCCCTCTGGAGACTCCAGAAGATCATGGACGAGTACGCTGCTGGAGCTACGACCTGGTACAGAACCAATGAGAAGATGCTCGAGAGAGGTCTCGAACTCCTCCAGATGCTCAAGGAGGACTGCGAGAAGCTCGCTGCAAGAGACCTCCACGAGCTGCTGAGAGCTTGGGAACTCATCCACAGGCTTTGGACTGCAGAGGCCCACATCAGGCACATGCTCTTCAGGAAGGAGACCAGGTGGCCTGGATACTACTACAGGATGGACTACCCGAAGATCGACGACGACAACTGGAAGGTCTTCGTCAACAGCACATACGACGCAGAGAAGGGCGAGTGGAACCTCTTCACGAGGCCCTACGTCCAGCTCGTCCCGTAA
- a CDS encoding CoB--CoM heterodisulfide reductase iron-sulfur subunit A family protein, protein MSEEKAGGCILVIGGGISGLTAAIEAAEAGYNVYLVEKNPYLGGRVAQLWRYFPKLCPPYCGLEILFKRLKNLPRLKYFTNAEVESISGEPGNFDVTVKINPRYVTDACTACGECVKACPAERPNEFNYGMDKTKAIYLPHEMSFPMKYVIDAEYCQKNEGCKACVDACPYDAIDLAMEPKTLNLKAGAIVVATGWKPYDKSKLDNLLPDHPNVITNVMFERLAALGGPTKGKIVRPSDGKPIESIAFVQCAGSRDENHLPYCSAVCCLASLKQATYIREQYPDAKVYIFYIDIRAFGRFEDFFAKVKADENIELIKGKVANIVEAEDGDLIVEAEDTETGVKRKEKVNMVVLATGMQPSDVALEKDEYGFAKVKEGIFVAGCARKPADVASCVEDATGAALKAIQILRR, encoded by the coding sequence ATGAGCGAAGAAAAGGCCGGAGGATGCATACTGGTTATTGGAGGTGGTATCTCAGGATTAACGGCTGCCATAGAAGCAGCGGAAGCAGGTTATAACGTTTATCTTGTCGAGAAAAACCCGTACCTCGGTGGAAGGGTTGCACAACTCTGGCGATACTTCCCCAAGCTCTGCCCGCCGTACTGTGGGCTGGAGATTCTGTTTAAAAGGCTTAAAAACCTGCCAAGATTAAAGTACTTCACAAACGCAGAAGTCGAATCCATCAGCGGCGAACCTGGCAACTTCGATGTTACGGTCAAAATCAACCCCCGCTACGTAACCGATGCATGCACAGCATGCGGAGAATGTGTCAAAGCCTGCCCGGCAGAGAGACCAAACGAGTTCAACTACGGAATGGACAAAACCAAGGCAATCTACCTTCCACATGAGATGTCCTTCCCCATGAAGTACGTAATAGATGCAGAGTACTGCCAGAAGAATGAGGGCTGCAAGGCGTGCGTTGATGCATGCCCGTACGATGCGATAGACCTTGCGATGGAGCCAAAAACTCTGAACCTGAAGGCCGGAGCGATAGTTGTTGCGACTGGCTGGAAGCCGTACGACAAGTCCAAGCTCGACAACCTCCTGCCCGATCATCCAAATGTAATAACCAATGTGATGTTTGAGAGACTCGCAGCCCTTGGTGGGCCCACGAAGGGCAAGATCGTCAGACCCTCTGATGGCAAACCCATTGAAAGCATAGCGTTTGTGCAGTGCGCAGGCAGTAGAGATGAAAACCACCTGCCGTACTGCTCCGCTGTCTGCTGCCTTGCCTCGCTCAAGCAGGCGACCTATATAAGAGAGCAGTACCCCGATGCCAAAGTGTACATATTCTACATAGACATTCGTGCCTTTGGAAGGTTTGAGGACTTCTTCGCCAAGGTTAAGGCTGACGAGAACATTGAGCTGATCAAGGGCAAGGTAGCGAACATCGTCGAGGCTGAGGACGGCGATCTGATTGTTGAGGCGGAGGACACTGAAACCGGTGTCAAGAGGAAGGAGAAGGTCAACATGGTCGTACTTGCTACGGGCATGCAGCCGAGCGATGTAGCGCTTGAAAAGGACGAGTATGGATTTGCAAAGGTAAAAGAGGGCATATTCGTGGCAGGATGTGCAAGGAAGCCAGCAGACGTAGCTTCCTGTGTTGAAGACGCAACTGGAGCGGCTCTTAAGGCCATTCAGATTTTGAGGAGGTGA